A window from Dehalococcoidia bacterium encodes these proteins:
- a CDS encoding ABC transporter substrate-binding protein, giving the protein MVPWGWRQFLGGVVAAGVVLAACQPGGPTTTTGGATVPTVNPNVRTIVPVQPGPPMPGEVKIGFISSMTGALNDSSTANMRGFELAIEDWNNAGGFGGRKVIPVIYDDEMRPQRAVELTQRLINVDRVAGIVGYNFSGSALAAIDVAQAAGVPVMATGGGVLEITNRYAREPINYIFGVRMLDRVQALVAFKFMRDRRNVQLNRIAIIGDTTGYGQQGTADATASLSDLGARPCATETITPGDTDATAQLQRIQAAGCEAVILYTFAPETTAILNSARKINSPLKFFGNWGWSQPALYRLAGEDLLRGIPFVQSFTVDHSPEARALNERLLEKYKESLFPLNSAQGYDGTMLLLKAIAKAQSTEGAKIVAALESLTGYKGVTRVNDAPFSKTDHEALDREEMYFMGEWRNGVIVTAQ; this is encoded by the coding sequence ATGGTTCCTTGGGGTTGGCGTCAATTTCTTGGCGGCGTTGTCGCGGCGGGCGTGGTGCTCGCCGCTTGTCAGCCCGGCGGCCCGACGACCACCACCGGCGGCGCGACCGTGCCGACAGTCAATCCAAATGTCCGGACGATCGTTCCTGTCCAGCCTGGCCCGCCGATGCCCGGCGAGGTGAAGATCGGCTTCATCAGTTCGATGACCGGCGCCCTCAACGACTCCTCCACCGCCAACATGCGCGGCTTCGAACTGGCGATCGAAGACTGGAATAACGCCGGCGGCTTCGGCGGCAGGAAGGTGATCCCTGTCATCTACGACGACGAGATGCGCCCGCAGCGCGCCGTCGAACTGACGCAGCGGCTGATCAACGTCGACCGTGTGGCCGGCATTGTCGGCTACAACTTCTCCGGCTCGGCACTCGCCGCGATCGACGTCGCTCAGGCTGCAGGCGTGCCCGTAATGGCAACGGGCGGGGGCGTTCTCGAGATCACCAACCGCTACGCGAGGGAACCGATCAACTACATCTTCGGCGTTCGGATGCTCGACCGCGTGCAAGCGCTCGTTGCCTTCAAATTCATGCGCGACCGGCGCAATGTCCAGTTGAACCGCATCGCTATCATCGGCGACACGACCGGCTACGGCCAGCAGGGCACCGCCGATGCCACTGCCTCCTTGAGCGACCTCGGCGCCCGCCCCTGCGCCACCGAGACGATCACCCCCGGCGATACCGATGCGACCGCGCAGCTGCAGCGCATCCAAGCGGCAGGCTGCGAAGCGGTCATTCTCTACACCTTCGCCCCGGAGACGACCGCGATCTTGAACAGCGCCCGCAAGATCAACAGCCCGCTCAAGTTCTTCGGCAACTGGGGCTGGAGCCAGCCTGCGCTCTACCGGCTTGCCGGCGAAGACCTGCTGCGCGGCATCCCCTTCGTCCAGTCGTTCACCGTCGACCACAGCCCCGAAGCGCGCGCGCTGAACGAGCGGCTGCTCGAGAAGTACAAGGAATCGCTCTTCCCCCTGAACAGCGCCCAAGGCTACGACGGCACGATGCTGCTGCTGAAAGCGATCGCCAAGGCCCAGTCGACGGAGGGGGCAAAGATCGTCGCGGCGCTCGAGTCGCTCACCGGGTACAAGGGGGTGACCCGCGTCAATGACGCGCCCTTCTCGAAGACCGACCACGAGGCGCTCGACCGGGAGGAGATGTACTTTATGGGCGAGTGGCGCAACGGCGTGATCGTGACCGCCCAGTAG